From Nymphaea colorata isolate Beijing-Zhang1983 unplaced genomic scaffold, ASM883128v2 scaffold0516, whole genome shotgun sequence:
GCTCCCGAAGCGTACGTCGATAACCTCTACTCCGAGAAAAGCGATATGTGGGCGCTGGGAGTCATCTTCTACGAGATGCTAGTCGGCAAGACCTGCGATCAGGGCCTCAAGATGGAAGCCTATCTCGACATGATTCGCAAAAATGGGATCCCGCTGCCTGCCAATCTCAGTCCCTTCGCCAAACACGTCCTCACTAAGATGCTCACCTTCAGCCACCAGAATAGAAGCGACTGCTTGCAGATCCTCAAAGAGTTTGAGCTGCATCAATCTTCCTTGCAACCGCAAATCAGTCATCAAAACGCCTTCCGAGCCAGTCAGTTTAACGAATCCACCAGCAACGATTTCTTCGGTCTTCGCGCTAACAAAAATAACCAAGTATTCCGATCAACCATGCTCGGCCAAGCGCCGCCTCAAATGCTCCAGCAGAGCCTAATCCAGCCAAGCATCCAAGTGCACGAGATTCCCACAAACATTCCTCCATAAGATCGGAACGATAATCAGCGATTCATCAAATCCAACAGCAGCAGAAACGTCCAAAACCAGGTAGGATTCAACATGGCCAACGGTCACATCCTAGGCAGAGTCGATAATGTCGATAAGAGGGATGGCCTGTTGGGAAGGAGGATGGTGGAGGTGAAGAGCAGTCGTCCAAATTTGCAAACTCTGCATGTTCCATCACTGGATACAAGTTTCCCCGCACATAAAGTCCACTTCAACGTGGTCCCACACGCAGGGAACAGATAGCCGGTGCAGGTCCACAACATCAGCACTCGCGAGCATCAGCCTCACGAGCAGCAACAGCAAAGAGAGCAGCGGTTCATGTCCAATACCCAGCCTGACGAAAACTCAATTCGCATAATGATCAAGCCTGTGAACGGGAACGGCAGTCAAAGGTTCACAGCAATGCCGAAGCAGCCCATGATGTCCATTGAGAAGGTGGGTGACAATAGGATG
This genomic window contains:
- the LOC116245115 gene encoding serine/threonine-protein kinase Nek2 translates to MEEVPNRPQMFYNVGSPKYMAPEAYVDNLYSEKSDMWALGVIFYEMLVGKTCDQGLKMEAYLDMIRKNGIPLPANLSPFAKHVLTKMLTFSHQNRSDCLQILKEFELHQSSLQPQISHQNAFRASQFNESTSNDFFGLRANKNNQVFRSTMLGQAPPQMLQQSLIQPSIQVHEIPTNIPP